A segment of the uncultured Desulfobulbus sp. genome:
GGAATTTGTGGCACATGTTCGAGGCGACTGCAACAGCACCAGGAGCACCAAGCGACATCATCGCCGGAGTGAGGACAAAAGCACCACCAGAGCCGATGAATCCGGAGAGCAGGCCACCGATAAGGCCAATGACCAGAAAGGCGATGATCTTGGTAACTGTCATGTCCATGAACATGATCGAAACATCCTTAATCACGTTGGGACCTGCGTGGGTATCCAGGCTGACCAGGACTTTCTTGTCCATGGGAATGTCTTCAACGGTCATCCCCTCGGCTAAATGCAGAACCCGTACCCCATCATGTCCATCTACCTTGATGGTCGCATCCATTGTTTTGGTATCAATGGTGGTGAAGACACCTTTGACCACATTTTTAGGGGGAGGGCCGCCTGCATAGGCCTGGTGTATTCCCGGAGTCAACAGCAGGACTGTGAGGATTATCAAGACTAATCTTTTCATCGATTTTTTCTCCTGTGATGTTCGTGTAAGGGCATCAGTGACTACTTTTTGCTTCCAATCCGAGTACGCTTAAGAAATTGCTGGCAAAGGCTCCATGGACAAAAGAGAAAAGGAAAGCGGTGAGAACCGGAAAGGCCGCGTGCCAGCCACCAAGTGTATAGGTCTGGGTAACAAGCGCTTCATTGGAAAATAAGAAAAGATACGCGCCTAAAGACATTGCTCCAAAAAGCACCATTTTGCCCACGGGGCGTTTGGGGGCATAGGCTGTTTGTGTGGCCGTGGAAGTTGAGGTGGCTTTACTTTGGCCTACGGAGCTACTTTTTTTGGTCGAATTGACGTGCAGTTGAGCCTGGTGCGTTTCGTTCTGGATCATGATTTTCTCCATTGAGTTGAAATATTGGGGATCCTTGTGAACCCAGCCATATCCTTTCATACGGTCAAGTCGGAGTTCCCGATGGGCAGACAAAACGGAGACAGGGGCCGTTTGCTTGGCTGTGAACTACCTGTATCTGTCCGTGCAAACCCAGATGCGACAAACACAGCTAAAATTGCAATCAAAATGCCAAAAAAACGTTTTTAAAAATATAAGTTAAATCATGTATTTAAATCATTTTGCTTTTTTTGAGAAAATGTTGCATAATGCAACAGATGTTCTTGGTTTGTTGTTAAATTATCTTTAAAATTAGATTGTTACCCTGTTGTTGAGGTTGAATTTTTTTTGTGTTGCAGTCTGCAACATCCACCGTGATGAGGGGAAAAGTGAAAGGTGGGCGGAATGTGAGCACATCTTTGTTGTAAATATCTAATTTTAGGGGGGAATAAATTGTTTTATTGGTGGGGGAAGGGGGGCGAAGGGATTTTTCTATCTGGATGCTGCTTGGGCAGGTATTTATTTGTTGCAAGATGCAACAGGTCTGAACAAGAAGCGAGGGGGAGGATCGTTAAGGCGCTGTATTTATATGGTTAATGATGTGTTTGTTCCGTGGCATATTGTTTGCTTGACATCCTCTGAGGGATCTCATGGAAAGGAAAAGACGATTGAGCAAAATTCGTATGCCATAAACAGCGGATGCTCCCGTGCACGGGTGCCGTTCAATATTTATCGGGAAAGCACATGACACAGATCAGCGAGCAGAGCAAGATGGATCCAAGGGGACAGAAAAAACAAGCTCAAGAGGGAGCTTCGCTCATTCTCATAGTCACCCGCAATGGGCGTGTGTCGCATGCGGCCATGAAATACTCGCTCAATATTGCAGAACGGCTGGGCTCTAGTTTGCTCGTAGCTTATGTCAATACGCTCCCTTTTCTGTGGGATGGCGGGAGGCGAGATCGCTTCTTGGAAAAAATAGCAAATGAGAATTTAACAGCATTTCATGACCAGGCTCAAAAGAGAAACATCGATCTGGCATCGGTAAGGGAGTACGGTAAGATTGGCAAGGTGATTCGTCGACTCTGCCATATTGTCAAACGAATTGATATGATTGTCGTGGATAAAGGGGTGAACCATGGGGAGGCGGCATCTTTTTCACCTGTCCCGGTTTTTTGTATTCAAGGAGGTGGAGAAGCTCCTCTGCAAAAACTGCAGCATGCCCCAATGAAAAGTGGTCCTTCTCGCCGACTCTGTGGTCGAGCTCCTGTGAGCAAACCGATGCAGAGTGTTGTGCTGTCAGGCCTTTGTCTGACGGCTCTCTATACTTTCTTCTTTGCTCACATAGATACCATCATGGTGGAAAGTGCCAAGGGAGGCGGGTATGCGTTTGTCCCTGTCGTCACCACCTGTGTATTTTTTCTGGTACAGAATGCATTTATCCAGTCCGTTATTGCTGGAATGAAAGAGCGCAGAACGTTGACTGCCATATCAAATTCACTTTGTTCTTCATCACCCGGCCCGTACAGGCGGCAGGCTCAACGGACACAGCGATAATTTTTACAAGGAAAGAATCAAGCAATGAAAACGATTGTAGCAGCTGTTGATGCTTCAGAATCCAGCCGACTTCTGTTTCGAGAAACTCTGGTTCTTGCGGCTTCCATTCGTGCCACTGTGGTGGTGGTCTCGGTGACCCCTCACTACGAAGGCAACATGAATCGTATGTGCTTGGAAAACACAGATGACCTCCTGAGTGAACCAGGCCGAAAAATTCTCGCAGAATCAAAAGAGTATGCTCAATCACTGGGGCTCGACCTCGAGACCATTCATCGTCAGGGGAAAGTTTCCCGCGAAATACTCTCTGTGGCCCGTGAAAAAAATGCGGCTGTTATTGTTCTGGGCTGCGCTAGAAGGCACCAGATAGAGCGCATGCTGCTTGGCCGGACGACAGCCGAGGTTATAGCCGAGAGTCCCTGTGATGTCATGCTCCTCCCGGAACAGTCAACCATACGCCTCTCCAATATACTTGTTGGTCTTGATGGGGCGTCGGCTAACCAGAGAGTACAGAAGCGAGCTCTGGATATCGCTCGCAGCTATGGCGGGAAGGTGACGGGCCTCTATGCCATTTATCTGCCGACTGAGAAAGCACTCCGCTACGGGGTCATTCGTGATGCCGAGGACGGCGCAAGGGGAGTACTTAAAGCATTTGAGCAGCGAGCCCTTGAACTCGATGTGACTGCCTCGACAACAATCAGTTGGGATCCGCCTGAAAAAGCGCTGGTGGAGTATAGTGCCGCTAAGGACGTGGATATTATCGTTGTTGGGGCTGAGACCAACGCCTCTCTGCTTGATTTATGGGGGGGGAGCTTGGTTGAGCGGTTGGCCTCCTCGACCTGTTGCCCGGTTCTCATTGCGCAATGCAGTGAGAAAAACAGTCAATCTAAGGCCGGCGCAAGCGCTTTTGTTTTTGAAGAGTAAGCAATCTTCATTGTTTTATGGTAGAGAAGGGCTTTTTTTGTTTAGGCCCCTACCATGCCCCGATCCAATACCCCGCAGACCGACCTCGAAGACACCGCTACCTGGAAAAAATACAGCGCTAAATTATGTACAACCTGTAACGCGACCTGTTGCAGCCTCCCCGTTGAGATACAGGCTGTTGATCTCGTCCGTATGGGGCTGATGGAGTCCTGCGAGCAGGAAGGCGATCTCAAATTTGTGGCGAGAAGGCTGATGAAAAAACGTGTAATTGAGCATTTTCATCATAAATCAGGAACATTCACCCTCGCTCGGATGGCAAATGGTGACTGTATCTACCTTGATCCGCAATCGAGGCGGTGCACCATCTACGACAAGCGTCCCGATACCTGCCGAAACCATCCCCGTATTGGCCCCCGTTCGGGATTTTGCGCCTTTACTCCGCGGAAAGCAGCTTGATGTAGTTTCTCATGGTTTATGTGAGGCTGAGGAGATAGGTTCGCAGATTGGTTCCTTTGTTACTCAGCCCCAGTTTGCTGCGCAGTTTTTTTCGATGAAAACTGATGGTCGCCAGGGAAACCCCCAGGACATCAGCAATCTCCTGGCTGCTTTTCCCCTGACGCACCAGGGTCGCTACCTCGATTTCCTGGGGCGTAAGCAGCAGGTTGACGGTGGAGAGGCGCTGGAGAAAAGGGGACACCACCTCTTCAAGATGGTTGGTCACAATGTCAACCAGATTGAGCTGCCGCTGATCAAGCGAACTCTTTGTCAGTTTTTCCAAGGCGGGCATAGCCAACTCACGAATGTTGGCGACAATGCGCTCTTCCATCTGCACCCGATCCCGCTGTCTTTGTTCCAGCAGTACCTTGAGGGCGATATTGGTTTCCTCAAGCTTCTCCGTTTGCGCTTGCAGTTCCTGTTCTTTCAGCCGTAATTTCTCCTGGGCAAGCATAATAGGGGTGACGTCTTCATGGGTGACCAGAACGCGCTTGACCAGTCGGTCACGGTAGGGGACCACCCGCAGGCTGTACCACCTTTTTTCCTGAGGGGAGTGGCAGGGATACTGGGTCAGAAACTCTTCGATCTCCCCCGCAATGACCTGGCGGATAGCGCGGCTGATCAGATGTCCCTCATCTTCATCACAGGTGCCGGATTCGCAGGTAGAGAGATAGTTCACCCCCACGCAATTCACAGGTTCGGGCATGCCGTTTTTTCTGGCGAATTCCTGCCAGGCTCTGTTGGTCTCCACGATGATACCGTTTTCGTCAAGCACTGCCACATGGGTGGAAAGTGAATTGACTATAACCTTATACATTGCATCGGCTGACATCTGTTTGTTTCCTCTTGTTCCCTTTGTTCAATTTGCAGGCTCTATTCGAGCATCCTGCTGCATTTTCCCCTTGCCAAAACCGAGTAAACAGTGGCATGTTGTCACATTATGCATATCTCGCACAAAAAAATTATAGGGGAGTGCCCCGTAGATATTGTGGTGCTGGGGTGCGGTAATATTCTGCTTGGAGATGATGGGTTTGGCCCGGCGGTGGTTGCTCGCCTGGAGCAGGAGAAACTTTCCGAACGTGTTCAGGTACTGGATGTGGGCACCTCTGTGCGGGAATTGTTGCTGGATTATCTCATGGCGCCTGCATTGCGCCCCAGTCTGCTCTTTATCGTCGATGCCACCTATCAAGATCAGCGATCCCCCGGTGCGCTTGTGACCTGTCGCCCGGCTGAACTGCCGTGCTCGAAGGTACATGACTTTTCGCTGCATCAGTTCCCCACGGTCAATCTGTTGGTGGAACTCGAGCAGGAAACGGGTATTCGGGTCGAGCTGGTCTTGGCCCAAGCAAGCATCATACCTGAAGAAATAGCCCCCGGGCTGACGCCTGCCATGGAACACGCCACAGAGCTGGCCGTTAAGATGATACTTAAACAAATAAACGAATATGTCACCCCTTTTTCCTCCGGCACAGTGGTTGCCTCTTCGGAGAATGTTTCATGATTTATG
Coding sequences within it:
- a CDS encoding YkgJ family cysteine cluster protein — its product is MPRSNTPQTDLEDTATWKKYSAKLCTTCNATCCSLPVEIQAVDLVRMGLMESCEQEGDLKFVARRLMKKRVIEHFHHKSGTFTLARMANGDCIYLDPQSRRCTIYDKRPDTCRNHPRIGPRSGFCAFTPRKAA
- a CDS encoding LuxR C-terminal-related transcriptional regulator, with protein sequence MSADAMYKVIVNSLSTHVAVLDENGIIVETNRAWQEFARKNGMPEPVNCVGVNYLSTCESGTCDEDEGHLISRAIRQVIAGEIEEFLTQYPCHSPQEKRWYSLRVVPYRDRLVKRVLVTHEDVTPIMLAQEKLRLKEQELQAQTEKLEETNIALKVLLEQRQRDRVQMEERIVANIRELAMPALEKLTKSSLDQRQLNLVDIVTNHLEEVVSPFLQRLSTVNLLLTPQEIEVATLVRQGKSSQEIADVLGVSLATISFHRKKLRSKLGLSNKGTNLRTYLLSLT
- a CDS encoding universal stress protein, whose amino-acid sequence is MKTIVAAVDASESSRLLFRETLVLAASIRATVVVVSVTPHYEGNMNRMCLENTDDLLSEPGRKILAESKEYAQSLGLDLETIHRQGKVSREILSVAREKNAAVIVLGCARRHQIERMLLGRTTAEVIAESPCDVMLLPEQSTIRLSNILVGLDGASANQRVQKRALDIARSYGGKVTGLYAIYLPTEKALRYGVIRDAEDGARGVLKAFEQRALELDVTASTTISWDPPEKALVEYSAAKDVDIIVVGAETNASLLDLWGGSLVERLASSTCCPVLIAQCSEKNSQSKAGASAFVFEE
- a CDS encoding hydrogenase maturation protease; translated protein: MHISHKKIIGECPVDIVVLGCGNILLGDDGFGPAVVARLEQEKLSERVQVLDVGTSVRELLLDYLMAPALRPSLLFIVDATYQDQRSPGALVTCRPAELPCSKVHDFSLHQFPTVNLLVELEQETGIRVELVLAQASIIPEEIAPGLTPAMEHATELAVKMILKQINEYVTPFSSGTVVASSENVS